Proteins from a single region of Ziziphus jujuba cultivar Dongzao chromosome 1, ASM3175591v1:
- the LOC107425394 gene encoding small ribosomal subunit protein uS5c, which produces MAMPTTASATLSSLSSLSLHSIRRLSLLPTTTTTTIKAFSFLPSLSSSSSRPTIILRARPSDIDTSFFDNVDPEEDVAFDPPEIPEGFVSPPSFDEGPMETEDEIAAAYEELYGPAYSGVSVLGNDIYVMDSKVKKTGGFGSKVKKEKVRDGFEERVVQVRRVTKVVKGGKQLHFRAIVVVGDKQGQVGVGVGKAKEVIAAVQKSAVNARRNIITVPMTKYLTFPHRSEGDYGAAKVMLRPASPGTGVIAGGAVRIVLEMAGVENALGKQLGSKNALNNARATVVAVQQMRQFRDVARERGIPMEELWK; this is translated from the exons ATGGCCATGCCCACCACAGCCTCTGCTACCCTTTCTtccctctcctctctctctctccactcCATCCGAcgcctctctctcctccccaccaccaccaccaccaccatcaaaGCCTTCTCTTTCCTTCCTTCTCTATCCTCATCCTCTTCGCGCCCCACCATCATCTTGAGAGCCAGGCCCTCCGACATTGACACTTCCTTCTTCGACAACGTCGACCCCGAGGAAGATGTAGCTTTTGATCCTCCAGAAATCCCCGAAGGCTTTGTTTCTCCGCCCTCCTTCGACGAGGGCCCCATGGAAACCGAAGACGAAATTGCCGCCGCATACGAAGAGCTCTACGGTCCGGCCTACAGCGGCGTTAGCGTTCTGGGAAACGACATTTACGTGATGGATTCCAAGGTGAAGAAAACAGGTGGGTTTGGTTCAAAAGTCAagaaagagaaagtgagagatgGATTTGAGGAGAGGGTGGTTCAGGTGAGAAGGGTCACCAAAGTGGTCAAAGGAGGGAAGCAATTGCATTTCCGGGCTATTGTTGTGGTGGGTGACAAGCAAGGCCAAGTGGGTGTTGGGGTTGGCAAGGCCAAGGAGGTTATCGCCGCCGTCCAGAAGTCGGCTGTGAATGCCAGGCGCAATATCATCACCGTTCCCATGACCAAGTATTTGACTTTCCCCCATAG ATCTGAAGGAGATTATGGAGCCGCAAAGGTAATGCTTAGACCTGCTTCTCCTGGAACTGGAGTGATTGCTGGAGGGGCTGTGAGAATTGTTCTCGAAATGGCAGGCGTTGAGAATGCTTTGGGAAAGCAACTGGGGAGTAAGAATGCTCTCAATAATGCCAGAGCCACAGTTGTTGCAGTCCAACAAATGAGGCAGTTCCGTGATGTTGCTCGTGAGCGTGGGATTCCAATGGAAGAGCTATGGAAGTAA